The following coding sequences lie in one Bacteroides helcogenes P 36-108 genomic window:
- a CDS encoding GNAT family N-acetyltransferase translates to MNKLNCIPVREAWQVELMRCIYNENLEMLSTHPLPHRTYEAQQSWWHENSNHVHAYLYEPYAKPGKFVAFLLLRIRDGFCTPTIAIQREEWGSGYGQEIVHDYIEKANGPIAGTQLQCNKAICHINQKVGWQILGESDEGDGKIDLLFHPGINPDNRCTKEVVLNILQYLGIDPTSFDFSIINQL, encoded by the coding sequence ATGAATAAATTGAACTGTATTCCTGTTCGAGAGGCATGGCAAGTGGAGCTGATGCGGTGTATATATAATGAGAATCTTGAGATGCTTAGTACACACCCTTTGCCTCATAGAACTTATGAAGCACAACAATCTTGGTGGCATGAAAATTCAAATCATGTCCACGCCTATCTTTATGAGCCTTATGCCAAGCCCGGCAAATTTGTAGCTTTTCTATTGCTTCGCATTAGAGACGGTTTCTGTACACCGACAATTGCCATTCAGAGAGAAGAGTGGGGCAGTGGATATGGACAAGAAATAGTACATGATTATATAGAAAAAGCGAATGGCCCAATAGCAGGAACCCAATTACAATGTAATAAGGCAATTTGTCATATCAATCAGAAAGTTGGGTGGCAAATTCTTGGTGAGTCTGATGAGGGTGATGGGAAAATAGATTTATTGTTTCATCCCGGCATTAATCCGGATAATCGCTGTACCAAAGAGGTCGTGTTGAATATCCTTCAGTATTTGGGCATAGACCCTACATCTTTCGACTTTTCTATTATTAACCAGTTATAA